Proteins from one Lachnospiraceae bacterium KGMB03038 genomic window:
- the srtB gene encoding class B sortase, producing the protein MARSNHSVPSIAVKAVRAADAAVSCLVLSLFLSFTAYGGYVFWDSRNVYEAASEEIYETYKPAADGTGSFEELRAINPEVFGWLTVYGTHIDYPIAQGENNSKYANTDAKGDYSLSGSIFLDYRNRTDFSDHVSILYGHHMAEDTMFGELDSFVEKEYFESHRYGNLHAEGQDYGLEFFAALQADAYDSSLYQTDPGTRELKRKYLDRLRERAVQYRQIQISADDRIVLLSTCSSDSTNGRIVLAAKLCEEMFSDTFQETGANKDVKKSGSEKEGVLNLLFLLLLLLCLCLAAVVCKNKKKQKHLRRGKRKWEK; encoded by the coding sequence TTGGCGAGAAGTAATCATAGCGTTCCCTCAATAGCAGTGAAGGCAGTCCGGGCGGCAGATGCCGCCGTAAGCTGCCTGGTGCTGTCCCTTTTTCTGTCCTTTACCGCGTATGGGGGTTATGTTTTCTGGGATTCCAGGAATGTATATGAAGCAGCCTCGGAAGAAATCTACGAGACGTATAAGCCTGCGGCAGATGGTACAGGATCTTTTGAAGAGCTAAGAGCCATTAACCCGGAAGTATTTGGGTGGCTGACGGTCTATGGGACCCACATCGATTATCCGATAGCCCAAGGGGAAAATAATTCCAAGTATGCCAATACAGACGCGAAAGGGGACTATTCTCTGTCAGGGAGTATTTTCTTAGACTACCGGAACCGGACGGACTTTTCGGATCATGTCAGTATTCTATACGGCCATCATATGGCAGAAGACACAATGTTTGGAGAGCTGGATTCATTTGTGGAAAAGGAGTACTTTGAAAGCCACAGATATGGAAATCTGCATGCGGAAGGACAGGACTACGGCCTGGAATTTTTTGCGGCGCTGCAGGCGGACGCCTATGATAGCAGCCTCTATCAGACAGATCCGGGAACAAGGGAGTTAAAGCGGAAATATCTGGACCGTCTTCGGGAAAGAGCGGTCCAGTATAGACAGATCCAGATTTCTGCAGATGATAGGATCGTGCTTTTGTCTACTTGTTCTTCGGACAGTACGAATGGACGGATTGTTTTGGCCGCGAAACTTTGTGAAGAGATGTTCTCAGATACGTTTCAGGAGACGGGCGCGAATAAAGACGTAAAGAAGAGCGGAAGTGAAAAAGAAGGAGTTTTAAACCTTCTGTTTCTGCTGCTCCTGCTGTTGTGCCTGTGCCTAGCGGCAGTGGTCTGCAAAAATAAGAAGAAACAAAAGCATTTACGGAGGGGAAAGAGAAAATGGGAAAAATAA
- a CDS encoding LysM peptidoglycan-binding domain-containing protein — protein sequence MERQFPKNVRQIGNVCDEPKIYVEDYVDTYLNQLRTKAMDMPVGAVFTGEIQKLEEQDVVYISGAIRIKEIKIKGTDILIEKDVWEQAEADRKEFFPELDIVGWCLVETGHPMGLNRGVNKIHGKTFGRENTVFVWKDAMEEDELFYAYKYGELMQMGGHYIYYEKNPAMQNYMISTRKKIGVTPSEVVEDRAAKNFRSAVKEQMEYRESRQNSRFVYVMSVLLVVIVLAIGISAINNFDKMEAVQQSIETLSQSVDGEAEKSETAEEPESADGSGLEREEAAEEVVSQEEAEAGLSEEDFYTVEKGDTLDSISVKIYGDASHVEAICKMNGLSDGNLIYIGQKLLLP from the coding sequence ATGGAAAGACAATTTCCGAAAAATGTCAGGCAGATAGGGAATGTTTGCGATGAGCCTAAGATATATGTGGAAGACTATGTGGACACCTATCTGAACCAACTGCGGACAAAAGCGATGGACATGCCGGTTGGGGCGGTCTTTACAGGAGAAATACAAAAGCTGGAAGAACAGGATGTCGTATACATATCTGGGGCAATACGGATAAAAGAAATCAAGATTAAAGGTACAGATATCCTGATCGAGAAAGATGTCTGGGAACAGGCAGAGGCGGATCGGAAGGAATTCTTTCCAGAATTAGATATCGTGGGATGGTGCCTGGTAGAGACCGGACATCCTATGGGACTGAACCGGGGAGTGAATAAGATACATGGAAAAACATTTGGCAGGGAAAATACCGTTTTTGTATGGAAGGATGCCATGGAGGAGGACGAGCTGTTTTACGCTTATAAGTATGGAGAATTAATGCAGATGGGCGGGCATTATATTTATTATGAAAAAAATCCTGCCATGCAGAATTATATGATCAGTACGAGAAAAAAGATTGGCGTTACACCCAGTGAAGTGGTTGAGGATCGAGCTGCAAAGAATTTTCGTAGTGCCGTAAAGGAACAGATGGAATATAGGGAAAGCCGGCAGAATTCACGGTTTGTCTATGTAATGAGCGTACTTCTGGTGGTGATCGTACTTGCGATTGGTATCTCAGCCATTAATAATTTTGACAAAATGGAAGCAGTACAGCAATCGATAGAAACCCTGTCTCAGTCGGTAGATGGGGAGGCGGAGAAAAGCGAAACGGCAGAAGAGCCGGAAAGCGCCGATGGAAGCGGTCTGGAGAGGGAAGAAGCGGCAGAAGAAGTCGTTTCGCAGGAGGAGGCGGAGGCAGGACTCAGCGAAGAAGATTTCTATACCGTTGAGAAAGGCGACACTCTTGACAGTATCAGCGTAAAGATTTATGGTGATGCCAGCCATGTAGAAGCAATCTGCAAGATGAACGGCCTTTCAGACGGGAATCTCATCTATATCGGCCAAAAACTTCTATTACCATAG
- a CDS encoding CvpA family protein, whose amino-acid sequence MNWVVLTVGLIFLLCILVGVYKGAVRIAVSLVTTLLTLVIVFFASPFVAGLIEDKTPLDEVIEDQVLSTMAGAVTSQAEETEGEGISEDTVRRALDAAGISEETLEEYGISVDDIVNGDISGDELAEYGISSGLLEGLTGESAETTEDMIESADIPRDVQIAAIEAADLPEIFKNLLTENNNDEIYEDLGVQTFAQYVGSFLAKLIINIIAFLGTFVLVSLVLRAIVFALDIVANLPVLGLINRLAGGAIGIAGALIIVWILFIFLTLLYTTSIGKEASQMIQGNGFTRMLYEYNPLMNLAINL is encoded by the coding sequence ATGAATTGGGTTGTATTGACGGTAGGACTGATTTTCTTGCTCTGCATCCTGGTGGGTGTGTATAAAGGGGCTGTAAGGATCGCGGTTTCTTTGGTGACTACGCTGCTGACGCTGGTGATCGTCTTTTTTGCGTCGCCTTTTGTTGCGGGATTGATCGAAGATAAAACTCCTTTGGACGAGGTGATTGAGGATCAAGTGCTATCCACAATGGCTGGAGCGGTAACTTCCCAGGCGGAAGAGACGGAGGGAGAAGGGATTTCAGAAGATACGGTAAGGCGGGCGCTGGATGCCGCGGGGATCAGCGAAGAGACTTTGGAAGAATATGGTATTTCGGTAGATGACATTGTAAACGGAGATATCAGCGGGGATGAACTGGCAGAATATGGGATTTCCAGCGGTCTCCTGGAAGGTCTGACGGGAGAGAGCGCAGAGACCACAGAAGATATGATCGAAAGCGCGGATATTCCAAGAGATGTTCAAATCGCGGCAATAGAAGCGGCAGACTTGCCGGAGATTTTTAAAAACCTTCTGACAGAAAATAATAACGATGAGATATATGAAGATTTGGGAGTCCAGACATTTGCCCAGTATGTGGGAAGTTTTCTGGCGAAATTGATCATAAATATCATTGCGTTCCTGGGTACGTTTGTTTTGGTGTCGCTGGTACTGCGGGCAATTGTGTTCGCGCTGGATATTGTCGCGAATCTTCCGGTGCTCGGTTTGATCAACCGGCTGGCAGGCGGCGCGATAGGAATCGCGGGAGCGTTGATCATCGTGTGGATACTGTTTATCTTTTTAACGCTTTTGTATACCACGTCAATAGGAAAAGAAGCCAGCCAAATGATCCAAGGGAACGGATTTACAAGAATGTTATATGAGTATAATCCGCTTATGAATCTGGCAATAAATTTGTAG
- a CDS encoding IS30 family transposase yields MKTQNSFSHLTLEERRIILAGITNGSTKTAIAQTIGKDKSTVGKEIKLHRTLTHKCKMPLECTHYKKCVYGRQCTPDCPEYSPFRCSRRDRSPGACNGCSNWPRCRFDKYQYSPEDAHMDYRTTLIDSREGVNLTVQEAKQMAAVIAPLLKQGQSPYQIVTNHPELGISEKTLYNYIENGVFHEIAGITVMDLRRQVSRKLPKKKAKTYKKRTDRKYLEGRTYKDYRSYLSDHPEVFVVQMDTVYNDETNGPFLQTFKFVRAGILLALYRSEKNSASMKEGIDILESILGTESFRRYVHVLLTDRGTEFSAAEAMETSSDGTRRTRVFYCDPMQSGQKGTLENKHIELRYILPKGTDLKELGLTCQSSLNLVLSHVNSSPCELLGSKSPLELTEFMYQDLYEKLLAFGIHPIDKDQIILKPYLLKQRNK; encoded by the coding sequence ATGAAAACTCAAAACTCTTTTTCTCATTTAACTTTAGAGGAACGTCGTATCATTCTCGCCGGCATTACGAACGGCTCCACGAAAACGGCCATCGCCCAGACCATCGGCAAGGATAAGTCTACGGTTGGCAAAGAGATCAAACTTCACAGGACTCTTACCCATAAGTGTAAGATGCCCCTGGAGTGCACTCATTATAAAAAATGTGTCTATGGCCGTCAGTGTACTCCTGACTGTCCGGAGTACAGTCCTTTCCGCTGCTCAAGGCGCGACCGCTCCCCTGGTGCCTGCAACGGCTGTTCCAACTGGCCACGCTGCCGTTTTGATAAATACCAGTACTCTCCGGAAGATGCCCATATGGATTACCGTACTACTCTGATCGACTCCCGGGAAGGTGTCAATCTTACAGTGCAGGAGGCCAAACAGATGGCTGCTGTTATCGCTCCGCTCCTGAAGCAGGGCCAGTCTCCCTATCAGATCGTTACAAACCATCCGGAACTCGGTATTTCTGAAAAAACGCTTTACAACTATATCGAAAACGGTGTTTTCCACGAGATCGCGGGGATCACTGTCATGGATCTGCGGAGACAGGTATCACGCAAACTGCCGAAGAAAAAGGCAAAAACTTATAAGAAACGCACCGATAGAAAGTATCTTGAAGGCAGAACCTACAAAGATTATCGATCCTATCTCTCCGATCATCCCGAGGTCTTTGTTGTCCAAATGGATACGGTCTATAACGATGAGACAAACGGCCCTTTCCTTCAGACATTTAAATTTGTAAGAGCCGGTATTCTTCTCGCTTTATACCGCAGCGAGAAAAACTCCGCTTCCATGAAAGAAGGCATTGACATACTGGAATCCATCCTTGGCACAGAATCGTTCCGCAGATATGTCCATGTTTTACTAACTGATCGTGGGACGGAGTTTTCTGCTGCTGAAGCTATGGAGACCTCATCTGATGGCACAAGACGGACAAGGGTATTTTACTGCGATCCTATGCAGTCAGGGCAAAAAGGCACGTTGGAAAACAAGCATATAGAACTCCGTTACATCCTTCCAAAAGGAACGGATCTGAAAGAACTCGGGCTGACCTGCCAGTCCAGTCTGAATCTGGTTCTCAGCCACGTAAACTCCTCCCCTTGCGAGTTGCTTGGCAGTAAAAGTCCGTTGGAACTGACGGAATTTATGTATCAGGATCTGTACGAAAAACTGCTGGCTTTTGGCATCCATCCCATTGATAAAGATCAGATTATTTTAAAACCATACTTGCTCAAGCAGAGAAACAAGTAA
- a CDS encoding LysR family transcriptional regulator — protein sequence MLLRQMKYFAAVVDQNSFTEAAEQCYISQSAISQQIKALEKELGVELLYRENRSFSLTAAGEYFYRQSKGILEEIEAMQRETVRIGQEDESRLRIGYLRSYSGLELHQAVAEFSQIYPEVPITIVNGTHEELYDLLRFGKIDLVLTDQRRAFSDEYINYQLLQCGCNAEVSLRNPISGKEHIELEELKHTPCILISSKEQQKEEEDYYKNTLGIGSSFLFAESLEEGRLMVAGNRGFLPVEEAGSLPPEGPAVRRVPITRNGRRMQRNYCVFWKKDQTNYYMEEFAEILRKLLLDKEV from the coding sequence TTGCTGTTAAGACAGATGAAATATTTTGCGGCGGTTGTAGATCAGAATAGCTTTACAGAGGCGGCGGAACAATGTTACATTTCCCAATCGGCGATTTCCCAGCAGATCAAAGCGTTAGAGAAAGAACTTGGGGTTGAGCTTTTATACAGGGAGAACCGCAGTTTTTCTTTGACGGCTGCGGGGGAATATTTTTATCGCCAAAGTAAGGGGATACTAGAGGAAATTGAAGCGATGCAACGGGAAACAGTTCGGATCGGACAAGAAGATGAGAGTCGTCTTAGAATCGGATACTTGAGAAGTTACAGCGGCTTAGAGCTTCATCAGGCGGTAGCGGAGTTTTCTCAAATCTATCCGGAAGTTCCAATTACGATTGTAAATGGTACACATGAAGAGTTATACGATCTTCTGCGGTTTGGCAAAATAGATCTAGTGCTGACAGACCAGCGAAGGGCATTTTCCGATGAATATATTAACTATCAGTTGCTGCAATGCGGCTGCAATGCGGAAGTATCCTTAAGAAATCCGATCAGTGGGAAGGAACATATAGAGTTAGAGGAATTAAAACATACCCCTTGTATCCTGATTTCTTCTAAGGAACAGCAGAAAGAAGAGGAGGATTATTATAAGAATACCCTGGGAATTGGGAGCAGCTTTCTATTTGCGGAGAGTTTGGAAGAAGGACGATTGATGGTGGCGGGAAACAGAGGATTTCTTCCGGTTGAAGAAGCGGGAAGTCTTCCGCCTGAAGGCCCTGCGGTCCGCAGAGTTCCGATCACCAGGAATGGAAGGCGGATGCAGAGAAATTACTGCGTATTTTGGAAAAAAGATCAAACAAATTACTATATGGAAGAATTTGCGGAGATACTGCGTAAACTGCTTCTGGATAAAGAGGTTTAA
- a CDS encoding SDR family oxidoreductase, translating to MKKDVMILTGAGQIGMAIARRMGYGMKIIIGDKKPENGAAIARIMNEAGFDTEALEMDLSSRESIKKLIAKAQEYGDITMLVNAAGVSPSQAPVEAILKVDLYGTAVLLEGVGQVIKEGGVGVTISSQSGHRMPALTPEEDEQLACTPTEELLNLTILQPENIRDTLHAYQIAKRCNEKRVMAESVKWGEKGARINSISPGIIVTPLAIDEFNGPRGDFYKNMFAQCPAGRPGTADEVANVAELLMSDKGAFITGADFLIDGGATASYFYGPLKPEE from the coding sequence ATGAAGAAAGATGTAATGATTTTGACAGGAGCAGGCCAGATTGGTATGGCGATCGCGCGCCGGATGGGATATGGAATGAAGATCATTATCGGAGATAAGAAACCGGAGAACGGAGCGGCAATCGCCAGGATCATGAATGAAGCGGGATTTGACACAGAGGCTTTGGAGATGGATCTTTCTTCCAGGGAATCTATCAAAAAGCTGATCGCCAAGGCGCAGGAGTATGGCGACATCACCATGCTGGTGAACGCGGCAGGCGTATCTCCAAGCCAGGCGCCAGTCGAGGCGATTTTGAAAGTGGATCTGTATGGCACAGCCGTGCTTTTAGAGGGAGTGGGGCAGGTGATCAAAGAAGGCGGCGTTGGAGTGACTATCTCCAGCCAATCCGGACACCGGATGCCGGCGCTTACACCGGAGGAAGATGAACAGCTTGCATGTACGCCCACAGAAGAACTTCTGAATCTGACGATCCTTCAACCAGAGAATATCAGAGATACGCTGCATGCTTATCAGATAGCAAAGCGCTGTAATGAGAAACGAGTCATGGCCGAGTCTGTGAAATGGGGAGAGAAAGGCGCGCGGATCAACTCTATCTCTCCGGGGATTATCGTGACCCCTCTGGCGATTGATGAATTCAATGGTCCCCGTGGGGATTTCTACAAGAATATGTTCGCCCAATGCCCGGCGGGCCGCCCTGGAACCGCGGATGAAGTGGCTAATGTGGCGGAGCTTCTTATGAGTGATAAAGGGGCGTTTATCACCGGAGCGGATTTCCTGATCGATGGAGGCGCTACAGCCTCATACTTTTATGGCCCTTTGAAGCCGGAAGAATAG
- a CDS encoding M15 family metallopeptidase, translating into MSRYRRSRKRKAFLKQILTVLLLVIFGTAFIRVGYSLIVQGETPMLNILSARTKEADTSLGWNLILVNRDNRVPDGYKVELTELSNGEKVDSRIYPSLQKMFDDARASGLELFVREGYRTRQEQKTIMEERIQKYQEEGYSRREAQKLAKEYVAAPGTSEHELGISVDINADNSKCSSDAVYAWLAKNAHKYGFIKRYPSDKTEITGTKNEPWHYRYVGKKAAAEMLEKGLCLEEYIEQFYN; encoded by the coding sequence ATGAGCAGATACCGAAGAAGCAGAAAAAGAAAAGCCTTTTTAAAGCAAATCCTGACGGTCCTGCTGCTGGTGATCTTTGGGACGGCATTTATACGGGTGGGGTATTCGCTGATCGTTCAAGGGGAGACCCCGATGCTGAATATTTTAAGCGCCAGGACGAAAGAAGCAGATACCTCTCTGGGCTGGAATCTGATCCTTGTGAATAGAGACAACCGGGTTCCCGACGGATATAAGGTAGAACTTACAGAGTTATCCAATGGTGAGAAGGTGGATTCGAGAATATATCCATCACTGCAGAAGATGTTCGATGACGCAAGGGCCTCCGGGCTGGAGCTGTTCGTAAGAGAAGGATACAGGACCAGGCAGGAGCAAAAAACAATCATGGAAGAAAGAATACAGAAGTACCAGGAAGAAGGATATTCGCGAAGAGAAGCCCAAAAGCTTGCAAAAGAATATGTGGCGGCTCCGGGGACCAGTGAGCATGAATTGGGGATCAGTGTTGATATCAATGCGGATAACTCCAAGTGTTCCTCAGACGCCGTCTATGCGTGGCTTGCGAAAAACGCTCATAAGTACGGATTTATCAAAAGGTACCCTTCTGATAAAACAGAGATCACCGGAACTAAGAATGAACCCTGGCATTACCGGTATGTGGGGAAGAAAGCGGCGGCGGAAATGCTGGAAAAAGGGCTGTGTTTAGAAGAATACATAGAACAGTTTTATAATTAA
- a CDS encoding response regulator transcription factor, producing MMIGIIEDDKLLNQALEIFLRKEGYDTICLHSRKEALARLTGKEDLFLIDIGLPDGDGILLYQELREKGEVPAVFLTARDEETDMLKAFEGGAEDYVVKPFSMKVLLKRIQVALRRKEGRRLLTCRDLTLDLDRKQALINGQEISLTGREYQLLEYFMRNQGQVLTKENILDQVWGLDGAFVVDNTVSVTVNRLRKKIELDGEGPVYLKNVFGLGYRMGE from the coding sequence ATGATGATTGGAATTATTGAAGACGACAAATTACTGAATCAGGCATTGGAAATCTTTTTGCGCAAGGAAGGATATGACACGATCTGTCTGCATAGCAGGAAGGAAGCGCTGGCCCGGCTGACCGGAAAAGAGGATCTTTTTCTGATCGACATTGGTCTGCCGGATGGGGACGGTATTCTTCTGTATCAGGAGCTGCGGGAAAAAGGAGAAGTTCCGGCTGTTTTTCTGACTGCAAGGGACGAAGAGACAGACATGCTGAAAGCATTTGAAGGGGGCGCCGAGGATTATGTGGTCAAGCCTTTTTCCATGAAGGTGTTATTGAAACGGATACAGGTGGCGCTTAGGAGAAAGGAAGGACGAAGGCTTCTGACCTGCCGGGATCTGACGTTGGATCTGGACCGGAAGCAGGCGCTGATAAACGGCCAGGAGATTTCCCTGACAGGGAGAGAATATCAGCTTCTGGAATATTTTATGAGAAATCAGGGCCAGGTGCTGACTAAGGAAAATATTTTAGATCAAGTCTGGGGCCTAGACGGAGCGTTCGTGGTAGATAACACGGTCAGTGTGACGGTTAACCGTCTGCGTAAGAAGATCGAGCTGGATGGAGAGGGCCCGGTATATCTGAAAAATGTATTTGGTTTGGGCTACCGGATGGGGGAGTAG
- a CDS encoding HAMP domain-containing histidine kinase: MGEVILTLAVLAGILAGAGMMRRYQSKCRMEELQRISRLADEILEGRKLSAALSGEDTFPAKIEHQMVRLQEVLEGKSREAEKSRREIQKLISETAHQMRTPLANMETYAELLRGALEEEREASPQSSAMSEVDDVFRYLSALEESRDKLRFLVENFIKMSRLEQGLIQIRKEETDILKTVQNTLGQIQSQAEEKQIDLAIDLPREARCPHDGNWLGEAVYNLLDNGVKYSPVQGKLKVCVLKNEMFLKIRVEDKGIGIEPGEEAEIFRRFYRGKRVKNQEGFGIGLYLAREIVNRHGGFLTAKRMEPGLRMEISLPVSDFQRKDTAC, from the coding sequence ATGGGAGAAGTAATTTTAACTCTGGCTGTTTTAGCGGGAATCCTGGCTGGCGCCGGAATGATGCGGAGGTATCAGAGCAAATGTCGGATGGAGGAACTGCAGAGAATTTCCCGCCTGGCAGATGAGATTTTGGAGGGTCGGAAGCTTTCGGCGGCGTTGTCAGGGGAAGATACATTTCCGGCCAAGATCGAGCATCAGATGGTACGGCTGCAGGAAGTGCTGGAAGGAAAGAGCAGGGAAGCTGAGAAGAGCCGAAGAGAGATCCAGAAGCTGATTTCGGAGACGGCCCACCAGATGCGCACGCCCCTTGCCAATATGGAGACATACGCGGAGCTGTTAAGAGGGGCGCTGGAGGAAGAAAGAGAGGCTTCCCCACAGAGTTCAGCCATGTCAGAAGTAGATGATGTTTTCCGTTATCTGTCTGCTTTGGAGGAAAGCAGAGATAAACTGCGGTTCCTTGTGGAGAACTTTATCAAAATGTCCCGCCTGGAACAAGGGCTGATCCAGATCCGAAAGGAAGAGACGGACATTTTAAAGACGGTGCAGAATACTTTGGGACAGATCCAGAGCCAGGCGGAAGAGAAACAGATTGATCTTGCCATTGATCTTCCGCGGGAAGCCCGGTGTCCCCATGATGGAAACTGGCTGGGGGAAGCGGTCTATAATCTTCTGGACAACGGGGTAAAATATAGCCCTGTCCAAGGGAAGCTCAAGGTGTGCGTCCTGAAGAATGAGATGTTTCTGAAAATACGGGTAGAAGACAAGGGAATTGGAATCGAGCCGGGAGAAGAGGCGGAGATCTTCCGGCGCTTTTATCGGGGAAAGCGGGTGAAAAACCAGGAGGGATTTGGTATCGGCCTTTACCTTGCCAGAGAAATCGTGAACAGACACGGAGGATTTCTGACGGCAAAACGGATGGAACCGGGGCTTAGGATGGAGATCAGTCTGCCGGTATCCGATTTCCAGAGGAAAGATACGGCTTGTTAG
- a CDS encoding ABC transporter ATP-binding protein, with product MEMVKAVGLKKYYQMDTYEVRALDGVSFAVQEGEFLAVVGTSGSGKTTLLNMLGGLDVPTAGGVWIRGNSLKDMGREERTVFRRRNIGFVFQQYNLIPAITVYENMVLPLRLDGMEIDQDFLEEIVAVLGIRELFERLPETLSGGQQQRAAIGRALLTKPAVLLADEPTGNLDSVTSMEVMGLLKSCAARFHQTVLVVTHQEEIAQMADRLLRIEDGRIVYTGQNGCAGQKGGHTCKEEA from the coding sequence ATGGAGATGGTAAAGGCCGTGGGCCTGAAAAAATATTATCAGATGGACACATATGAAGTCCGCGCCCTGGATGGAGTGTCGTTTGCCGTGCAGGAAGGAGAATTCCTAGCTGTTGTGGGTACTTCGGGAAGCGGGAAGACCACACTTTTAAATATGCTGGGAGGATTGGACGTGCCTACGGCGGGAGGCGTGTGGATACGCGGAAACAGCTTAAAGGACATGGGGCGGGAAGAGCGGACCGTCTTTCGCCGGAGAAACATTGGTTTTGTATTTCAGCAGTATAATTTGATCCCAGCCATTACCGTCTATGAGAATATGGTCCTGCCATTGAGACTGGATGGGATGGAAATTGACCAGGATTTCCTGGAAGAGATTGTCGCTGTGCTGGGAATCCGAGAGCTTTTTGAGCGTCTGCCGGAGACTTTGTCCGGGGGACAGCAGCAAAGAGCGGCGATCGGGCGGGCTCTTTTGACAAAGCCGGCTGTCCTGCTGGCAGATGAGCCGACCGGGAACTTAGATTCCGTCACCAGCATGGAAGTGATGGGACTATTGAAATCCTGTGCCGCCAGATTTCACCAGACGGTTCTGGTAGTGACACACCAAGAAGAAATAGCCCAGATGGCGGACCGCCTCCTTCGGATCGAAGACGGGAGGATCGTGTATACAGGACAAAATGGATGTGCTGGGCAGAAGGGGGGACATACATGCAAAGAAGAGGCGTGA